In Bicyclus anynana chromosome 13, ilBicAnyn1.1, whole genome shotgun sequence, a genomic segment contains:
- the LOC112043107 gene encoding circadian clock-controlled protein daywake isoform X1, whose amino-acid sequence MRLLIFLIFITSQITYIFTSSLCSCENRYASPRLEDLHLDKCRLEDSACMVNAFQKGVATFSKGLPEWGVAAMDVMEFDEPVQIDIAGLSLCFNDGRLKGLENIIIKNIEWDANNHTIYVEYNAPSLVLTGKYLADGQVLLLPIVGDGDMKVKLKNTDVNVLIFLDVYKRSDKTYVSIKNYKYDFNVGLGRYNLTNLFNGDKELGNTVLKLMNDNWQQIALQFARPVMDTVANQIFRNVDRFLAYAPLEDISLSFK is encoded by the exons ATGAGgctattgatatttttaatattcattactTCGCagataacatatatttttacatcaa gtcTGTGTTCCTGTGAAAATCGATATGCCAGCCCTCGGCTAGAAG ATTTACACCTTGATAAGTGTAGACTGGAGGACTCGGCGTGCATGGTCAATGCTTTCCAAAAAGGCGTTGCGACCTTCAGCAAAGGTTTGCCAGAATGGGGAGTGGCGGCCATGGATGTCATGGAGTTCGATGAACCCGTGCAAATTGATATTGCCGGTCTATCGCTTTGTTTCAATGACGGCCGGTTAAAAGGATTGGAAAacattatcataaaaaatatcga aTGGGACGCAAATAATCACACTATTTATGTTGAGTACAATGCACCATCGTTGGTACTGACAGGGAAATATTTGGCAGATGGGCAAGTTTTGTTACTGCCCATCGTGGGTGATGGCGATATGAAGGTGAAACTGA AAAATACGGATGTGAATGTACTGATTTTCCTTGATGTGTACAAGAGAAGCGATAAGACGTACGTTTCTATAAAGAACTACAAATATGATTTCAATGTTGGACTTGGTCGATACAATCTGACCAATCTCTTTAACGGAGACAAAGAACTTG GCAACACTGTATTAAAACTAATGAACGATAACTGGCAACAAATTGCCCTTCAATTTGCAAGACCAGTGATGGATACTGTGGCGAATCAAATCTTCAGAAATGTCGACCGGTTCCTGGCCTATGCACCTTTGGAAGACATATctctttcatttaaataa
- the LOC112043107 gene encoding circadian clock-controlled protein daywake isoform X2, with product MIFGLCSCENRYASPRLEDLHLDKCRLEDSACMVNAFQKGVATFSKGLPEWGVAAMDVMEFDEPVQIDIAGLSLCFNDGRLKGLENIIIKNIEWDANNHTIYVEYNAPSLVLTGKYLADGQVLLLPIVGDGDMKVKLKNTDVNVLIFLDVYKRSDKTYVSIKNYKYDFNVGLGRYNLTNLFNGDKELGNTVLKLMNDNWQQIALQFARPVMDTVANQIFRNVDRFLAYAPLEDISLSFK from the exons ATGATTTTTG gtcTGTGTTCCTGTGAAAATCGATATGCCAGCCCTCGGCTAGAAG ATTTACACCTTGATAAGTGTAGACTGGAGGACTCGGCGTGCATGGTCAATGCTTTCCAAAAAGGCGTTGCGACCTTCAGCAAAGGTTTGCCAGAATGGGGAGTGGCGGCCATGGATGTCATGGAGTTCGATGAACCCGTGCAAATTGATATTGCCGGTCTATCGCTTTGTTTCAATGACGGCCGGTTAAAAGGATTGGAAAacattatcataaaaaatatcga aTGGGACGCAAATAATCACACTATTTATGTTGAGTACAATGCACCATCGTTGGTACTGACAGGGAAATATTTGGCAGATGGGCAAGTTTTGTTACTGCCCATCGTGGGTGATGGCGATATGAAGGTGAAACTGA AAAATACGGATGTGAATGTACTGATTTTCCTTGATGTGTACAAGAGAAGCGATAAGACGTACGTTTCTATAAAGAACTACAAATATGATTTCAATGTTGGACTTGGTCGATACAATCTGACCAATCTCTTTAACGGAGACAAAGAACTTG GCAACACTGTATTAAAACTAATGAACGATAACTGGCAACAAATTGCCCTTCAATTTGCAAGACCAGTGATGGATACTGTGGCGAATCAAATCTTCAGAAATGTCGACCGGTTCCTGGCCTATGCACCTTTGGAAGACATATctctttcatttaaataa